The proteins below come from a single Pseudomonas chlororaphis genomic window:
- a CDS encoding DNA polymerase III subunit delta has translation MKLAPAQLGKHLQGALAPVYIISGDDPLLCQEAADAIRSAARQQGFDERQVFAADANFDWGSLLLAGASMSLFAEKRLLELRLPSGKPGDKGAAALIEYCSRPAEDTVLLINLPKLDGSAQKTKWGKALVEGQQTQFVQIWPVDVSQLPSWIRQRLSQAGLSASQDAVELIAARVEGNLLAAAQEIEKLKLMAEGGQITVETVQAAVADSARFDVFGLTDAILNGEAAHALRMLEGLRGEGVEPPVILWALSRELRLLANLSLQYSQGVPLDKAFSQARPPVWDKRKPLMSKALQRYSAPRWAQLLLEAQRIDAQIKGQAAGSPWMSLSRLSLLMAGQRLTLPAE, from the coding sequence GGCGATGACCCATTGCTGTGCCAGGAAGCTGCCGACGCCATCCGCAGTGCCGCTCGCCAGCAAGGGTTCGACGAACGCCAGGTGTTCGCCGCCGACGCCAATTTCGATTGGGGCAGCCTGCTGCTGGCCGGGGCGAGCATGTCCCTGTTCGCAGAAAAGCGCCTGCTGGAGCTGCGCCTGCCGTCCGGTAAACCTGGCGACAAAGGCGCCGCCGCGCTGATCGAGTATTGCTCGCGGCCTGCCGAGGACACGGTCCTGCTCATCAACCTGCCGAAACTCGATGGCAGTGCGCAGAAGACCAAATGGGGCAAGGCCCTGGTGGAGGGTCAGCAAACCCAGTTCGTGCAGATCTGGCCGGTGGATGTCAGCCAACTGCCGAGCTGGATCCGCCAACGCCTGTCCCAGGCCGGCCTCTCGGCCAGCCAGGACGCGGTGGAGCTGATTGCCGCCCGCGTCGAAGGCAACCTGCTGGCCGCGGCCCAGGAAATCGAAAAGCTCAAGCTGATGGCCGAAGGCGGACAAATCACCGTGGAAACGGTGCAGGCCGCCGTGGCCGACAGCGCTCGCTTCGATGTCTTCGGGCTGACCGATGCGATCCTCAACGGCGAGGCTGCCCACGCCCTGCGCATGCTTGAAGGCTTGCGAGGCGAAGGCGTCGAGCCACCGGTGATCCTCTGGGCGCTGTCCCGGGAATTGCGCCTGCTGGCCAACCTGTCGTTGCAGTACAGCCAGGGTGTACCGCTGGACAAGGCCTTCAGCCAGGCCCGCCCGCCCGTATGGGACAAACGCAAGCCGCTGATGAGCAAGGCCCTGCAACGTTACTCGGCGCCGCGCTGGGCACAACTGCTGCTCGAAGCGCAGCGCATCGACGCGCAGATCAAGGGCCAGGCCGCTGGCTCGCCGTGGATGAGCCTGAGTCGGTTGTCGCTGTTGATGGCCGGGCAGCGACTGACGCTTCCAGCTGAATAA
- a CDS encoding lipoyl synthase — MSKKPSRHGPNKAKSIVAQPLFRSRQERPAKGKGSYRREAFQSDNWEASCFLAA, encoded by the coding sequence ATGAGCAAAAAGCCATCCAGGCATGGCCCCAACAAGGCCAAGTCCATCGTCGCCCAGCCGCTGTTTCGCAGCCGCCAGGAACGACCCGCCAAGGGCAAGGGCAGCTACCGCCGCGAAGCCTTCCAGTCTGACAACTGGGAGGCTTCTTGCTTTCTGGCCGCTTGA
- a CDS encoding murein transglycosylase, translated as MPFCLSRRLPLRQLIAATSIALLVACAEKPTAADAQPLQTIPAVTAPAVVPPVVPTGENLDIVPTQTFAEWQAGFRKDALAAGIRPDLFDRAFIGVSPDMSVIKADRSQPEFTRPVWEYLDGALSPLRVNKGKALIQQNAQVLQSIEQRYGVDREALVAVWGMESNFGQFQGTKSVINSLATLAYEGRRPGFAHAQLIAALQILQQGDIAPEKMLGSWAGAMGQTQFIPTTYNTHAVDFDGDGRRDIWGSSTDALASTAHYLQSSGWQRGQPWGYEVELEKGFDYALADGTTRKPFSEWVRLGVSTYDGMPIPPGERQLPAALLLPAGHRGPAFLVFDNFRAILKYNNSSSYALAVGLLSGRFTGAGLVYGQWPKDDLPLSRSERIELQTLLSTHQYDAGTPDGIIGANTRKAIRSAQQSLGWPADGYPTHQLLDALRNR; from the coding sequence ATGCCCTTTTGTCTTTCCCGTCGCTTGCCCCTGCGCCAGCTGATTGCCGCCACCAGCATCGCCCTGCTGGTCGCCTGCGCTGAAAAACCCACCGCCGCCGACGCCCAACCGCTCCAGACCATCCCCGCCGTGACCGCCCCGGCCGTGGTGCCGCCTGTCGTGCCCACTGGTGAAAACCTGGACATCGTCCCCACCCAGACCTTCGCTGAATGGCAGGCCGGGTTTCGCAAGGACGCCTTGGCCGCCGGGATCCGTCCCGACCTGTTCGATCGCGCGTTCATTGGCGTCAGCCCCGACATGAGCGTGATCAAGGCCGATCGCAGCCAGCCGGAATTCACCCGCCCCGTGTGGGAATACCTCGATGGCGCCCTGTCGCCGCTGCGGGTCAACAAAGGCAAGGCACTGATCCAGCAGAACGCCCAAGTGCTGCAAAGTATCGAGCAACGCTACGGCGTCGATCGCGAGGCGCTGGTGGCGGTGTGGGGCATGGAAAGCAACTTCGGCCAGTTCCAGGGCACCAAGTCCGTGATCAACTCCCTGGCGACCCTGGCCTACGAAGGCCGACGCCCGGGCTTTGCCCATGCGCAACTGATCGCCGCCCTGCAAATCCTGCAACAGGGCGATATCGCACCGGAAAAAATGCTCGGCTCCTGGGCCGGCGCCATGGGCCAGACCCAGTTCATTCCCACCACGTACAACACCCACGCGGTGGATTTCGACGGCGACGGACGCCGGGACATCTGGGGCAGTTCCACCGACGCCCTGGCCTCCACCGCCCACTACCTGCAAAGCTCCGGTTGGCAACGCGGCCAGCCGTGGGGGTACGAGGTAGAGTTGGAAAAGGGGTTCGACTACGCCCTGGCCGACGGCACGACCCGCAAACCCTTCTCCGAATGGGTACGCCTGGGGGTTTCCACCTACGACGGCATGCCGATTCCCCCGGGTGAACGGCAATTGCCGGCGGCCCTGCTGCTGCCCGCCGGCCATCGCGGCCCGGCGTTCCTGGTGTTCGACAACTTCCGCGCCATCCTCAAGTACAACAACTCCTCGTCGTACGCGCTGGCGGTGGGCTTGTTGTCAGGGCGTTTCACCGGTGCGGGGCTGGTGTACGGCCAGTGGCCCAAGGATGACCTGCCGCTGAGTCGCAGCGAACGCATCGAACTGCAGACCTTGCTGAGCACGCATCAATACGACGCCGGCACCCCCGACGGCATCATCGGCGCCAACACCCGCAAGGCAATCCGCAGCGCCCAGCAGTCACTCGGCTGGCCGGCGGATGGGTATCCGACGCATCAATTGCTGGACGCGTTGCGTAACCGCTGA
- a CDS encoding peptidase S66 — protein MDTLTPHHPVPALPPKGLIALIAPAGPAPLDTEKAIQWMRARGHELRIFPGVYEKQNYLAGSDEVRLNDLHAAFADPEVSAIICLRGGYGTPRLLDRIDYDLLRRNPKPFVGYSDITALHLAINRYAGFVTFHGPLLNADLLGDKQPPTVTSFFSLLHGQLKAGSVLSHPEAYPLTTVQPGIAHGRLLGGNLSIIAATMGTPYQIDADGVILLIEDVNEPLYRIDRLLTQLRLAGTLAKLRGVLVGDVAGVEVEALNRLLKQTFEPLRIPVLSGWRSGHCDPNLTLPMGALVRLDAGEKRLVLEQDVVVTR, from the coding sequence ATGGACACCCTAACCCCTCATCACCCCGTCCCAGCCCTCCCCCCCAAAGGCCTGATCGCCCTGATCGCCCCCGCCGGCCCCGCCCCCCTGGACACGGAAAAAGCCATCCAATGGATGCGCGCAAGGGGGCACGAACTGCGAATATTCCCAGGCGTCTACGAAAAGCAAAACTACCTGGCCGGCAGTGACGAGGTACGGCTCAACGATCTGCATGCGGCCTTCGCCGACCCTGAAGTCAGCGCCATCATCTGCCTGCGCGGCGGCTACGGCACCCCACGCTTGCTCGATCGCATCGATTACGACCTGTTGCGGCGCAACCCCAAGCCTTTCGTTGGCTACAGCGACATCACCGCGCTGCACCTGGCCATCAACCGTTATGCCGGATTCGTGACCTTTCACGGACCGTTGCTCAATGCCGATCTGTTGGGCGACAAACAACCCCCGACCGTCACCTCGTTTTTCAGCCTGTTGCATGGGCAGTTGAAGGCGGGCAGTGTGCTGAGTCATCCCGAGGCCTATCCATTGACCACCGTCCAGCCCGGCATCGCCCATGGGCGTTTGCTGGGGGGCAACCTTTCGATCATTGCCGCGACCATGGGCACGCCTTACCAGATCGACGCAGACGGTGTGATCCTGCTCATTGAGGACGTCAACGAGCCGCTGTATCGCATTGATCGGTTGCTGACCCAGTTGCGCCTGGCTGGCACGTTGGCCAAGTTGCGCGGCGTGCTGGTGGGGGATGTGGCCGGGGTGGAGGTCGAAGCGTTGAATCGCCTGCTCAAGCAGACCTTCGAGCCGTTGCGCATTCCGGTGCTGTCCGGTTGGCGCAGTGGGCATTGCGATCCGAACCTGACCTTGCCGATGGGCGCATTGGTGAGGCTGGATGCGGGGGAGAAGCGGTTGGTGCTGGAGCAGGATGTGGTGGTTACACGCTAA
- a CDS encoding lipoyl synthase (catalyzes the radical-mediated insertion of two sulfur atoms into an acyl carrier protein (ACP) bound to an octanoyl group to produce a lipoyl group) produces the protein MTTDAVQTIIPTQDVTERPAPRAKVEAGVKLRGAEKVARIPVKIIPTTELPKKPDWIRVRIPVSPEVDRIKALLRKHKLHSVCEEASCPNLGECFSGGTATFMIMGDICTRRCPFCDVGHGRPKPLDASEPENLAVAIADLKLKYVVITSVDRDDLRDGGAQHFADCIREIRKLSPNVQLETLVPDYRGRMDIALEITAAEPPDVFNHNLETVPRLYKAARPGSDYQWSLTLLQRFKQMMPHIPTKSGLMLGLGETDDEVIEVMKRMREHDIDMLTLGQYLQPSRSHLPVQRFVHPDTFAWFAEEGYKMGFKNVASGPLVRSSYHADEQAKLVKAELLGS, from the coding sequence ATGACTACTGATGCAGTGCAAACCATAATCCCGACGCAGGATGTTACCGAGCGTCCGGCCCCGCGTGCCAAGGTCGAGGCCGGCGTCAAGCTGCGCGGCGCCGAGAAGGTTGCACGCATCCCGGTCAAGATTATCCCCACCACCGAACTGCCGAAGAAACCCGACTGGATTCGCGTGCGCATCCCGGTTTCCCCGGAGGTCGACCGTATCAAGGCGCTGCTGCGCAAGCACAAGCTGCACAGTGTCTGTGAAGAGGCGTCCTGCCCGAACCTGGGCGAGTGCTTCTCCGGTGGCACCGCCACGTTCATGATCATGGGTGACATCTGCACCCGTCGCTGCCCCTTCTGCGACGTCGGCCATGGCCGGCCGAAGCCACTGGACGCGAGCGAGCCGGAAAACCTGGCCGTGGCCATTGCCGATCTGAAACTCAAGTACGTGGTCATCACTTCGGTGGACCGCGACGACCTGCGTGACGGCGGCGCCCAGCACTTCGCCGACTGCATCCGTGAGATCCGCAAGCTGTCGCCGAACGTGCAGCTCGAAACCCTGGTGCCCGACTACCGTGGCCGCATGGACATCGCCCTGGAGATCACCGCCGCCGAGCCGCCGGATGTGTTCAACCACAACCTGGAAACCGTACCGCGCCTGTACAAGGCTGCGCGTCCGGGCTCGGACTACCAGTGGTCGCTGACCTTGCTGCAACGCTTCAAGCAGATGATGCCGCACATTCCGACCAAGTCCGGGCTGATGCTGGGCCTGGGGGAGACCGACGATGAGGTCATTGAGGTCATGAAGCGCATGCGTGAGCATGACATCGACATGCTGACCCTGGGGCAGTACCTGCAGCCTTCGCGTAGTCACCTGCCGGTGCAGCGTTTTGTGCATCCGGATACCTTTGCCTGGTTTGCCGAGGAGGGGTACAAGATGGGGTTCAAGAATGTGGCTTCGGGGCCGTTGGTGCGGTCTTCGTATCATGCGGATGAGCAGGCGAAGTTGGTCAAGGCGGAGCTGTTGGGGAGCTGA
- a CDS encoding lipoate--protein ligase, whose amino-acid sequence MPGTLGFRELGQMAYEPVWHAMQRFTNERGNTADDEVWLVEHPPVFTQGQAGKAEHLLLPGDIPVVKVDRGGQVTYHGPGQLVAYLLLDVRKLGFGVRELVTRMETCLIELLASYGVMAAAKPDAPGVYVDGAKIASLGLRIRHGCSFHGLALNVDMDLEPFRRINPCGYAGLAMTQLRDHAGSIEFAEVSARLRAQLVKHLDYAEQTTLTGGID is encoded by the coding sequence ATGCCGGGCACGCTGGGTTTTCGCGAGCTGGGCCAGATGGCCTATGAGCCGGTCTGGCACGCGATGCAACGCTTTACCAACGAACGGGGCAACACCGCCGACGATGAAGTCTGGCTGGTGGAGCATCCGCCGGTGTTCACCCAGGGCCAGGCCGGCAAGGCCGAGCACCTGTTGCTGCCGGGCGATATCCCGGTGGTGAAGGTCGACCGCGGCGGCCAGGTGACCTACCATGGTCCCGGCCAACTGGTCGCCTACCTGTTGCTGGATGTGCGCAAGCTGGGGTTCGGCGTGCGCGAGCTGGTCACCCGCATGGAAACCTGCCTCATCGAGCTGCTGGCCAGCTACGGCGTGATGGCCGCGGCCAAGCCGGATGCGCCGGGGGTCTACGTCGACGGGGCCAAGATCGCCTCCCTGGGGCTGCGGATCCGCCACGGTTGCTCGTTTCATGGCCTGGCCTTGAACGTGGACATGGACCTTGAACCGTTTCGACGGATTAATCCCTGTGGCTATGCGGGGCTGGCGATGACCCAGTTGCGCGATCACGCAGGATCGATTGAATTTGCCGAGGTAAGTGCCCGGCTGCGCGCGCAGCTCGTCAAACACCTCGACTACGCTGAGCAGACGACCCTCACGGGCGGAATCGACTGA
- a CDS encoding D-alanyl-D-alanine carboxypeptidase (penicillin-binding protein 5; removes C-terminal D-alanyl residues from sugar-peptide cell wall precursors): protein MNITTFAKRLCLLVPLLLSPAAFAVEMMPSPPQLAAKSYVLMDASSGNVLVENNGDQRLPPASLTKLMTAYIATLEIRRGQIGENDPVTVSENAWRTGGSRMFIKVGSQVTVSDLLHGIIIQSGNDASVALAEHIAGSEDAFADMMNKTVADLGMTNSHFMNPTGLPNPEHYSSAHDMAILARAIIHEDPAHYAIYSQKEFFWNGIKQPNRNLLLWRDKTVDGLKTGHTDEAGYCMVSSAVRDGMRLIAVVFGTSSEVARAAETQKLLTYGFRFFETQTFYQKGTELAQAQVWKGTSSQVKAGLAQDLTMTLPKGQLKKLAASMTMNPQLTAPIAKGDVIGKVEVKLDDKVVHSADLIALDAVEEGGIFRRMWDSIRLFFYGLFN, encoded by the coding sequence ATGAACATCACCACCTTTGCCAAACGCCTTTGCCTGCTAGTCCCGCTGCTGCTTTCACCTGCCGCGTTCGCGGTCGAGATGATGCCATCGCCGCCACAATTGGCCGCCAAGTCCTATGTGCTCATGGATGCCAGCAGCGGCAACGTGCTGGTGGAGAACAATGGTGACCAGCGCCTGCCACCGGCCAGCCTGACCAAGCTGATGACCGCCTACATCGCCACCCTGGAAATCCGTCGCGGCCAGATCGGTGAAAACGATCCGGTGACCGTCAGCGAGAACGCCTGGCGTACCGGCGGTTCGCGGATGTTCATCAAGGTGGGCTCGCAAGTGACCGTCAGCGACCTGCTGCACGGCATCATCATTCAGTCCGGCAACGACGCCAGCGTCGCCCTGGCCGAGCACATCGCCGGCAGCGAAGACGCGTTCGCCGACATGATGAACAAGACCGTGGCCGACCTGGGCATGACCAACAGCCACTTCATGAACCCGACCGGCCTGCCGAACCCCGAGCACTACTCGTCGGCTCACGACATGGCCATCCTGGCACGGGCGATCATCCACGAAGACCCGGCGCACTACGCCATCTACTCCCAGAAGGAGTTCTTCTGGAACGGTATCAAGCAGCCTAACCGCAACCTGCTGCTGTGGCGCGACAAGACCGTCGATGGCCTGAAGACCGGTCACACCGACGAAGCCGGCTACTGCATGGTGTCCTCGGCCGTGCGTGACGGCATGCGCCTGATCGCGGTGGTCTTCGGCACCAGCAGCGAAGTGGCCCGTGCCGCCGAAACCCAGAAGCTTCTGACCTACGGTTTCCGCTTCTTCGAAACCCAGACCTTCTACCAGAAGGGCACCGAGCTGGCCCAGGCCCAGGTCTGGAAAGGCACCAGCAGCCAGGTGAAGGCCGGTCTGGCCCAGGACCTGACCATGACTCTGCCTAAAGGCCAGCTCAAGAAGCTCGCTGCCAGCATGACCATGAACCCGCAACTGACCGCACCTATCGCCAAGGGCGACGTGATCGGTAAAGTCGAAGTCAAACTGGACGACAAGGTGGTGCACAGCGCCGACCTGATCGCGCTGGACGCGGTCGAGGAAGGTGGTATCTTCCGCCGCATGTGGGATAGCATCCGTCTATTCTTCTACGGCTTGTTCAACTGA
- a CDS encoding lipoprotein, with translation MRALPTYQPLKAKPLKLVALAALSLLVVSCSTSRAPAQKNSTAVRSAPGLDINRAHKDGAPWWDVDVSRIPDATPTLHTGPYKANPYTVLGKTYFPMADSKRYVASGTASWYGTKFHGQNTANGEVYDLYGMSAAHKTLPLPSYVRVTNLDNNKSVILRVNDRGPFYSDRIIDLSYAAAKKLGYAEIGTARVKVEGIDPQEWWAQRGRPAPLMLNEPKVAQNAAPTVTASTGTVEQWTPPPQQHAAAVVPVQLEAKKNASATASGQYLQVGAFANPDAAELLRSKLSSMVSAPVFISSIVRNQQTLHRVRLGPIGSPGEVQQVQNSVRLANLGSPSLVTAE, from the coding sequence ATGCGGGCATTGCCTACCTATCAACCCCTGAAAGCCAAGCCCCTCAAGCTCGTGGCGTTGGCTGCGCTGTCGCTGCTGGTCGTCAGTTGTTCGACCAGCCGCGCGCCGGCCCAGAAAAACTCCACCGCCGTGCGCTCGGCGCCGGGGCTGGACATCAACCGTGCCCACAAGGACGGTGCGCCATGGTGGGACGTCGATGTCTCGCGCATCCCCGACGCCACCCCGACCCTGCACACCGGCCCCTACAAGGCCAACCCCTACACCGTGCTGGGCAAGACCTATTTCCCGATGGCCGACTCCAAGCGCTACGTCGCCTCGGGCACGGCATCCTGGTATGGCACCAAGTTCCACGGCCAGAACACTGCCAATGGCGAGGTGTATGACCTGTACGGTATGAGCGCGGCCCACAAGACGCTGCCGCTGCCCAGCTACGTGCGGGTGACCAACCTGGACAACAACAAGAGCGTGATCCTGCGGGTCAATGACCGCGGGCCGTTCTATTCCGACCGCATCATCGACCTGTCGTATGCGGCGGCGAAAAAGCTCGGTTACGCTGAAATCGGCACCGCACGGGTCAAGGTCGAGGGCATCGACCCGCAGGAATGGTGGGCCCAACGTGGCCGTCCGGCGCCTTTGATGCTCAACGAGCCAAAAGTGGCGCAAAATGCCGCGCCGACCGTAACCGCTTCCACCGGTACGGTCGAACAATGGACGCCACCGCCGCAGCAGCACGCGGCGGCCGTAGTGCCGGTGCAGTTGGAAGCAAAAAAAAACGCTTCTGCAACAGCGTCTGGCCAGTATCTGCAGGTGGGCGCGTTCGCCAACCCGGACGCTGCCGAACTGCTCCGGTCCAAGCTCAGCTCGATGGTGAGCGCCCCGGTGTTCATCAGCTCGATCGTGCGCAACCAGCAGACCCTGCATCGGGTGCGCCTGGGGCCGATCGGTTCTCCGGGTGAGGTCCAGCAGGTGCAGAACAGTGTGCGCCTGGCCAATCTCGGTTCGCCGAGCCTGGTCACCGCCGAGTGA
- a CDS encoding lytic transglycosylase, with product MQAMRGWSTRYAPWIGLVGFLGGTPPVLAGEYEGSPQVAEFVGEMTRDYGFAGEQLMGVFREAERKQSILDAISRPAERVKQWSEYRPMFITEARIARGVDFWRQHEAALARAEQEYGVPAQIIVSIIGVETFFGRNTGNFRVIDALSTLGFDYPPRAEFFRKELREFLLLAREEQVDPLTLKGSYAGAMGLPQFMPSSFRAYAVDFDGDGHINIWTNPTDAIGSVASYFKRHGWEAGQPVVSRADVRGDQVDEGLTEGIEPTKTVGELRALGWSSHDALRDDMPVTAMRLEGEQGPEYWMGLKNFYAITRYNRSVMYAMAVYQLSEELVKARGVK from the coding sequence ATGCAAGCAATGCGTGGCTGGTCGACGCGATATGCGCCGTGGATCGGCCTGGTGGGCTTTCTCGGTGGCACGCCGCCGGTCCTGGCGGGCGAGTACGAAGGCTCGCCCCAGGTGGCCGAGTTCGTCGGCGAGATGACCCGCGACTACGGTTTCGCCGGGGAACAGCTGATGGGCGTGTTCCGCGAGGCCGAGCGCAAGCAGTCGATCCTGGATGCCATTTCCCGGCCTGCCGAACGGGTCAAGCAATGGAGCGAATACCGGCCGATGTTCATCACCGAGGCCCGTATCGCCCGGGGCGTGGACTTCTGGCGCCAGCACGAAGCCGCGCTGGCCCGTGCCGAGCAGGAGTACGGCGTGCCGGCCCAGATCATCGTCTCCATCATTGGTGTCGAGACCTTTTTTGGCCGCAATACCGGCAATTTCCGGGTGATCGACGCGCTGTCGACCCTGGGCTTCGATTACCCGCCACGCGCCGAGTTCTTCCGCAAGGAGCTGCGTGAGTTCCTGCTGCTGGCCCGCGAGGAACAGGTCGACCCGTTGACCCTCAAGGGCTCCTACGCCGGGGCGATGGGCCTGCCGCAATTCATGCCCAGCAGTTTCCGCGCCTACGCGGTGGACTTCGACGGCGACGGCCACATCAATATCTGGACCAACCCCACCGATGCCATCGGCAGTGTTGCCAGCTATTTCAAGCGTCACGGCTGGGAAGCCGGCCAGCCGGTGGTCAGTCGCGCCGACGTGCGTGGCGACCAGGTGGACGAAGGCCTGACCGAAGGCATCGAGCCGACGAAAACCGTCGGGGAGTTGCGGGCGTTGGGCTGGTCGAGTCATGATGCGCTGCGTGACGACATGCCGGTCACCGCGATGCGCCTGGAAGGCGAGCAGGGCCCCGAATACTGGATGGGCCTGAAGAATTTCTACGCGATTACGCGTTATAACCGCAGCGTGATGTACGCCATGGCCGTATATCAGCTGTCTGAAGAGCTGGTCAAAGCACGGGGCGTCAAATAA